The DNA region TATTTCCAGGTATTTAAATAACCATAGATTTACACAAACATCCTTTATTTAATCCACTAATAATCCTTATTTTAGCCCCGGCCACGCCTCCATCAGTATCGTGGGGCCGGAGGCCATGGACTGAGGGGAAAGGTCGACTGCAACATTCAGCTGGTGGAGTCCATACCCATTGGCCTGACATATCCCGATGGCAGCCCAAAATTTCTGAGCACCTACGAAGCATGGCAGCAGCTGTTGGACAGCGCGAAGACCTCACTGGACATAGCTTCATTCTATTGGACACTCAAGGGTGAGGACACACCCGGTGTGGACGATAACAGCACTCAGCCGGGAGAGGACATCTTCGCCAGACTCCTGGCCAACGGAAATGGCGGCAGCCGGTCACCTAGGATCAAGATTCGCATTGCCCAGAGTGAACCCTCCAGTGTGTCGCCCAATTCGAACACGAAATCGTTGGCCAGCGCTGGAGCTGCCGAGGTGGTGAGCCTATCCTTCCCCAAGTACTTTGGCAGCGGAGTACTCCACACCAAACTGTGGGTGGTTGACGGTCAGCACTTTTACCTGGGCAGCGCCAATATGGACTGGCGGGCCCTCACCCAAGTCAAGGAGATGGGTGTGCTCGTCCAGAACTGTGAGCGACTTACAGAGGACGTAACGAAGATCTTTGAGGAGTATTGGGCTTTAGGCAAAAGTGAAAGCTCTCAAATTCCCAAATGGGGATATGAGTACCAAACAATCTACAATTTAAAGAGTCCCATGCAGATAAGAGTAAACAAGAACACCAGTATGGAAGGCTTTTTATCCAGTTCCCCGCCCCCTCTTTCGGCTTGGGGACGAACAAACGACCTGGACGCCATCCTCAACACTATAAACTCAGCTATAACTTACGTAAACATTGCGGTTATGGACTACTATCCGCTGATTATCTACGAGAAAAACCACCATTATTGGCCATTTATCGATGATGCACTGCGCCGAGCAGCTGTGGAGCGGGGAGTGGCAGTGAAGCTCCTTATCTCCTGGTGGAAGCACTCCAATCCCAGCGAGGACAAGTACCTCAAGTCCCTGCAG from Drosophila subpulchrella strain 33 F10 #4 breed RU33 chromosome 2L, RU_Dsub_v1.1 Primary Assembly, whole genome shotgun sequence includes:
- the LOC119548701 gene encoding 5'-3' exonuclease PLD3; the protein is MPDYKKLENQEADAENGQATGQTTGQDTEERQRPAESQQAAQMVTVSLLMLLFLGSSYFQPRPRLHQYRGAGGHGLRGKVDCNIQLVESIPIGLTYPDGSPKFLSTYEAWQQLLDSAKTSLDIASFYWTLKGEDTPGVDDNSTQPGEDIFARLLANGNGGSRSPRIKIRIAQSEPSSVSPNSNTKSLASAGAAEVVSLSFPKYFGSGVLHTKLWVVDGQHFYLGSANMDWRALTQVKEMGVLVQNCERLTEDVTKIFEEYWALGKSESSQIPKWGYEYQTIYNLKSPMQIRVNKNTSMEGFLSSSPPPLSAWGRTNDLDAILNTINSAITYVNIAVMDYYPLIIYEKNHHYWPFIDDALRRAAVERGVAVKLLISWWKHSNPSEDKYLKSLQDLASKQDNIDIQIRRFIVPTDSSQEKIPFGRVNHNKYMVTDRVAYIGTSNWSGDYFTDTAGIGLVLSETHETESTKNLRSDLRNVFERDWNSKYATPLQ